In Stenotrophomonas sp. 169, one DNA window encodes the following:
- a CDS encoding PA4780 family RIO1-like protein kinase, with product MKTPPGLQSLIDDGVIDEVLRPLKSGKEAAVYVVRSGDDVRCAKVYKDMAQRSFQQRVQYQEGRKVRGSRESRAVGKASKYGRKQQETAWKNTEVDALYQLRDAGVRVPEPHGYFHGVLVMELVTDADGFSAPRLGEVELEPDQAREFHQVLVRQVVRMLCCGLIHGDLSPYNVLVGPDGPVVIDFPQVVSAGGNNAARTMLLRDVNNLTAYLGRFAPELLDSWYGEEMWALFEAGDLLPDSPLTGIFVHDESTIDLDSVRHAINDAREEALIRQQGREAAEEDDD from the coding sequence GTGAAGACCCCCCCAGGCTTGCAGTCGCTGATCGACGACGGCGTTATCGATGAAGTGCTGCGTCCGCTGAAAAGTGGCAAGGAAGCGGCTGTGTACGTGGTACGCAGCGGCGACGATGTGCGCTGCGCCAAGGTCTACAAGGACATGGCCCAGCGCAGTTTCCAGCAGCGCGTGCAGTATCAGGAAGGCCGCAAGGTCCGTGGCAGCCGCGAATCCCGCGCGGTGGGCAAGGCCAGCAAATACGGCCGCAAGCAGCAGGAAACCGCGTGGAAGAACACCGAAGTGGACGCGCTGTACCAGTTGCGCGACGCCGGCGTACGTGTGCCCGAACCCCACGGTTACTTCCATGGCGTGCTGGTGATGGAGCTGGTAACCGATGCGGACGGCTTCTCGGCGCCCCGGTTGGGCGAAGTCGAGCTGGAACCGGACCAGGCCCGTGAGTTCCATCAGGTACTGGTCCGCCAGGTCGTGCGCATGCTCTGCTGCGGCCTGATCCACGGCGATCTGTCGCCCTACAACGTACTGGTCGGCCCCGATGGACCGGTGGTGATCGACTTCCCGCAGGTGGTCAGCGCTGGCGGCAACAATGCAGCCCGGACGATGCTGCTGCGCGATGTGAACAACCTCACCGCCTACCTTGGCCGCTTCGCCCCGGAGCTGCTGGACAGCTGGTATGGCGAAGAGATGTGGGCCCTGTTCGAGGCCGGCGATCTGCTGCCGGACAGCCCGCTGACCGGCATCTTCGTCCATGACGAATCCACCATCGACCTCGACAGCGTGCGCCACGCCATCAACGATGCCCGCGAAGAAGCCCTGATCCGCCAGCAGGGCCGCGAAGCCGCCGAAGAAGACGACGACTGA
- a CDS encoding DegV family protein, with the protein MRIGIVVDSACDLPQDFITQHRIVLLPITVRIGEAILADHRDEQATLSFLHAHVAEHGAEAETIPFSVQQIRDLFLQRLVIDYDHVFCMTITKTRSPIHDNAMQASFAILNDYKPVRQAAGFNSPFALRVIDTQNLFAAQAVTAIEAVRLRESGASVQQIRERLEELAGNVHGYMITRDLYYMRARARHKGDRSVGLLSAALGSALDIKPVLHGYRGETGPVAKIKGFDNAVTKLFDVVGQRVRAGLMTPTVCLSYGGELDELRALPGYASLRQVCGDHGVEVYETVMSLTGMVNVGKGALTVGFADGPHRFE; encoded by the coding sequence ATGCGTATAGGAATCGTCGTCGACTCGGCCTGCGACCTGCCGCAGGACTTCATCACCCAGCACAGGATCGTCCTGCTGCCCATCACCGTGCGGATCGGTGAAGCCATCCTGGCCGACCACCGTGACGAGCAGGCCACCCTGAGTTTCCTGCATGCCCACGTTGCCGAGCATGGCGCCGAAGCGGAGACCATCCCCTTCAGCGTGCAGCAGATCCGCGACCTGTTCCTGCAGCGCCTGGTCATCGATTACGACCACGTGTTCTGCATGACCATCACCAAGACGCGCAGTCCGATCCACGACAACGCGATGCAGGCCAGCTTCGCCATCCTCAACGATTACAAACCCGTCCGGCAGGCGGCGGGCTTCAACTCGCCCTTCGCCCTGCGGGTGATCGACACGCAGAACCTGTTCGCCGCCCAGGCGGTGACCGCGATCGAGGCCGTGCGCCTGCGTGAAAGCGGCGCCAGCGTGCAGCAGATCCGCGAGCGGCTGGAAGAACTGGCCGGCAACGTGCATGGCTACATGATCACCCGCGACCTGTATTACATGCGCGCGCGGGCCCGGCACAAGGGCGATCGCAGCGTCGGATTGCTCAGTGCGGCGCTGGGTAGCGCGCTGGACATCAAGCCGGTACTGCACGGGTATCGGGGCGAAACCGGCCCGGTGGCCAAGATCAAGGGCTTCGACAACGCCGTGACCAAGCTGTTCGATGTGGTCGGCCAGCGCGTACGTGCCGGGCTGATGACCCCGACCGTGTGCCTGAGCTATGGCGGCGAACTGGACGAACTGCGTGCCCTGCCTGGCTACGCGTCGCTGCGCCAGGTCTGTGGGGACCATGGCGTAGAAGTGTATGAAACGGTGATGAGCCTGACCGGCATGGTCAACGTCGGCAAGGGGGCGCTGACCGTCGGCTTCGCGGATGGTCCGCATCGTTTCGAATGA
- a CDS encoding DsbA family protein — MALRWYFDFVSPYAYLHWQKLKTLPQFPRIQPVPIALGAVLHHLGNLGPAEIPAKRRFAYRQLLWTAQQEGVALRFPPAHPFNPLPALRLCIAAGCTTAAVDALFDWIWAQGRAADEAAALAQLAEVLDVEDVASAIAAVEVKEALRRNTDAAIAAGVFGVPTLSVDGELFWGNDAHRLMAAVLDDPGLLMQPDWQAVLDLPTAVHRNR, encoded by the coding sequence ATGGCGCTGCGCTGGTACTTCGATTTCGTCTCCCCGTACGCCTATCTGCACTGGCAGAAACTGAAGACCCTGCCGCAGTTCCCGCGCATCCAGCCGGTCCCTATCGCCCTCGGGGCCGTACTGCATCACCTGGGCAACCTGGGGCCGGCAGAGATCCCGGCAAAGCGGCGCTTCGCCTATCGGCAACTGCTGTGGACGGCGCAGCAGGAAGGGGTGGCCCTGCGCTTTCCACCGGCCCATCCGTTCAATCCGCTGCCCGCCCTGCGCCTGTGCATCGCTGCCGGCTGCACCACGGCAGCCGTTGATGCGCTGTTCGACTGGATCTGGGCTCAGGGCCGCGCTGCCGATGAGGCGGCTGCGCTTGCCCAGCTGGCGGAGGTGCTGGACGTGGAGGATGTCGCCAGCGCCATCGCCGCGGTGGAGGTGAAGGAGGCCTTGCGCCGGAATACCGATGCCGCGATCGCGGCCGGGGTGTTCGGCGTGCCGACGCTGTCGGTCGATGGCGAACTGTTCTGGGGCAACGATGCGCATCGGTTGATGGCAGCCGTGCTGGACGATCCGGGCCTGCTGATGCAGCCGGACTGGCAGGCCGTGCTGGACCTGCCCACCGCCGTGCACCGGAATCGCTGA
- a CDS encoding amidohydrolase family protein, translated as MAFLAVACVLPMTVTAQDLLIRNATVHTVGARGSLDNADVLVRAGLIQSIGTGLAAPAGVPVVEANGRPLTPALFGGITEIGIEEVSGEESTVDSTLTLDSQPLRPEFDVTLAYNPASILVPVARVEGIGFTALGAHTGGGFVAGQGGVVRLDGSADPIGPRALYLRLGSAAAELTGKSRAAQWMLLQQMIDEARGRVGTDSPHALLTAAGRRTLADYLAGKGRIVIEVDRASDIRQLLRWSAREKVKIAIVGGAEAWQLAAELAQARVPVFVDGLGNLPTTFDQIGATLENAARLRKAGVEVSFAQSGDASHNARKIRQLAGNAVAHGLPWADGLAGLTRVPAQALGVGDRIGSIEVGKLADLVLWEGDPLDVAHYAEQVWLGGRAMPMRSRQTELRDRYLQRTAQP; from the coding sequence AGGATCTGCTGATCCGCAATGCAACCGTGCATACGGTGGGTGCGCGCGGCAGCCTGGACAACGCCGATGTGCTGGTCCGTGCAGGGCTGATCCAGTCCATTGGCACGGGCCTGGCCGCACCGGCCGGGGTACCGGTGGTGGAAGCCAACGGCCGCCCCCTGACGCCGGCCCTGTTTGGTGGCATCACCGAGATCGGCATCGAAGAGGTGTCGGGCGAAGAGAGCACCGTGGACAGCACGCTGACCCTCGATTCGCAGCCGCTGCGGCCTGAGTTCGACGTCACCCTGGCCTACAACCCCGCTTCGATCCTGGTGCCGGTCGCCCGCGTGGAGGGCATCGGTTTCACTGCACTGGGTGCCCATACCGGTGGCGGCTTCGTCGCCGGCCAGGGCGGCGTGGTGCGACTGGACGGCAGCGCCGATCCGATCGGCCCGCGTGCGCTGTACCTGCGCCTGGGGTCGGCTGCCGCCGAGCTGACCGGCAAGTCGCGCGCCGCGCAGTGGATGCTGCTGCAGCAGATGATCGACGAAGCGCGTGGCCGGGTCGGCACCGATTCACCGCATGCCCTGCTCACCGCCGCGGGACGCCGCACGCTGGCCGATTACCTGGCGGGCAAGGGCCGCATCGTCATCGAGGTGGACCGCGCATCGGACATCCGCCAGTTGCTGCGCTGGTCCGCACGCGAGAAGGTCAAGATCGCGATCGTGGGAGGCGCCGAAGCCTGGCAATTGGCTGCAGAACTCGCGCAGGCACGCGTGCCCGTGTTCGTCGACGGCCTGGGCAACCTGCCCACGACCTTCGACCAGATCGGCGCCACGCTGGAAAATGCCGCCCGCCTGCGCAAGGCCGGCGTGGAGGTCAGCTTCGCGCAGAGTGGCGATGCCTCGCACAACGCGCGCAAGATCCGCCAGTTGGCCGGCAACGCCGTAGCGCATGGACTGCCGTGGGCGGACGGCCTGGCCGGTCTGACCCGCGTACCGGCCCAGGCACTCGGTGTCGGCGATCGCATCGGCAGCATCGAAGTGGGCAAGCTGGCGGACCTGGTGTTGTGGGAAGGCGATCCGCTGGACGTGGCCCACTATGCCGAACAGGTGTGGCTGGGCGGGCGGGCGATGCCCATGCGTTCGCGCCAGACCGAGCTGCGCGACCGCTACCTGCAGCGCACCGCACAGCCCTGA